Proteins found in one Gemmatimonadota bacterium genomic segment:
- a CDS encoding bifunctional oligoribonuclease/PAP phosphatase NrnA yields the protein MWDEVKAVIASNQSFVISSHVNPDGDSIGSALGVYECLKALGKDAVVAMNDAIPAAYTWLDPDEEILAPASEDESESGRLAAADVVVIVDANGWDRLGRLRKPLEESAAVKIVIDHHPYTELITPLSVIDTKASSTAELIYDLIDSIGAPLTSRAADALYTGILTDTVSFRFARSAPCAHIVAAKLLSTGVDPSRVYDQIYNRNTGARTRLMGRALSDIQFTGHDRVAWLTVTRSMIEETGARSSDTSGFVDVTMTIAGVEIGIIFVEGKEGTVQISLRSRPETDVNQVAVALGGGGHKNAAGVTYNGTLEEAVRTVTEAAVKAL from the coding sequence ATGTGGGATGAAGTCAAGGCAGTCATCGCATCGAACCAGTCCTTCGTGATCTCCAGCCACGTCAATCCCGATGGGGATTCGATCGGATCGGCCCTGGGGGTATACGAGTGTCTGAAGGCGCTGGGGAAGGACGCCGTCGTCGCCATGAACGACGCCATTCCCGCCGCCTATACCTGGCTGGACCCCGACGAGGAAATCCTCGCGCCCGCTTCGGAGGATGAGTCAGAGTCGGGGCGCCTAGCCGCCGCGGACGTGGTCGTCATCGTGGACGCCAACGGCTGGGACCGGCTGGGGCGGTTGCGGAAGCCGCTGGAGGAATCGGCGGCGGTCAAGATCGTGATCGACCACCATCCCTACACTGAACTGATCACGCCTTTGTCGGTGATCGACACGAAGGCGTCCTCAACGGCTGAACTGATTTACGATCTGATCGACTCGATCGGCGCGCCGCTCACGTCGAGGGCGGCGGACGCGCTGTACACGGGCATCCTGACCGATACCGTGTCGTTCCGCTTCGCCAGGAGCGCGCCGTGCGCCCATATCGTCGCGGCCAAACTCCTCTCTACGGGCGTCGACCCGTCCCGGGTCTACGACCAGATCTACAACCGGAACACGGGCGCCCGTACCCGGCTCATGGGCCGCGCGCTCTCCGATATACAGTTTACCGGACATGACCGAGTCGCCTGGCTGACCGTTACGCGGTCCATGATAGAGGAAACCGGCGCCCGGTCGTCGGACACGAGCGGGTTCGTGGACGTAACCATGACCATCGCCGGCGTCGAGATCGGGATCATATTCGTGGAAGGCAAGGAAGGTACGGTCCAGATCAGCTTGCGGTCCCGGCCGGAAACCGACGTCAACCAGGTCGCCGTGGCCCTGGGCGGCGGTGGCCACAAGAACGCCGCGGGCGTAACGTACAACGGCACGCTTGAAGAAGCCGTCCGTACCGTGACGGAGGCGGCAGTCAAAGCGTTATGA
- a CDS encoding 6-pyruvoyl tetrahydropterin synthase — protein MLITRKTRFSAAHLCRNPGWTEARNRRVYGSCTVGTGHGHDYEAEFTFGGPVDPRTGVVLNLTEVKRLLRAVIEPLDLSHLNHDHGALEGPAPTSERLVRYLWHALEGGTGPCELKRVLLRESRTRNIAYTGDDSMVHVTRSVEFNAAHRLHSIRLSDEENVRIFGKCNNPHGHGHNYELEVTVRGPVDEKTGTVIDMGRFDEVLQKEVVDRYDHRHLNRDLEEFRTVNPTSEELLRVIWKRLLPCFDTPSLYRIRLVETSKNAFEYYGEEDR, from the coding sequence ATGCTCATTACGCGAAAAACCCGGTTCTCGGCGGCGCATCTGTGCCGCAACCCGGGGTGGACGGAGGCCAGGAACCGGCGGGTGTACGGCTCCTGCACCGTCGGCACGGGCCACGGTCACGACTACGAAGCCGAATTCACCTTCGGGGGGCCGGTCGATCCCCGGACCGGCGTGGTCCTGAACCTGACCGAGGTCAAGCGGCTGCTGCGCGCCGTGATCGAACCGCTGGACCTGAGCCACCTGAACCACGACCACGGCGCCCTGGAGGGTCCGGCGCCGACCAGCGAAAGGCTCGTCCGGTACCTCTGGCACGCGCTGGAAGGCGGTACCGGGCCGTGCGAACTCAAGCGCGTCCTGCTGCGCGAGAGCCGTACGAGAAACATCGCATACACCGGAGACGACAGCATGGTCCACGTCACGAGAAGCGTCGAGTTCAACGCCGCCCACCGCCTGCACAGTATAAGGTTGAGCGACGAAGAAAACGTGCGTATATTCGGTAAGTGCAACAATCCCCACGGCCACGGACACAACTATGAACTGGAGGTGACGGTCCGCGGCCCGGTGGACGAGAAGACCGGGACGGTCATCGACATGGGGCGTTTCGATGAGGTCCTGCAGAAGGAAGTCGTGGATCGCTACGACCATCGCCACCTGAACCGGGACCTGGAGGAATTCAGGACGGTCAATCCGACATCGGAGGAATTGCTCAGGGTGATCTGGAAGCGGCTTCTTCCATGCTTCGATACCCCTTCGCTCTACCGGATTCGCCTGGTGGAGACGTCCAAGAACGCTTTCGAATACTATGGCGAGGAGGACCGGTGA
- the folE gene encoding GTP cyclohydrolase I FolE: protein MDPIEGLTRSLLAEIGEDPDRDGLRRTPLRVAQSLRFLTQGYDKSIETVLNGAIYEEDCDEMVLVKDIEFFSLCEHHMLPFFGQCHIAYIPNGKIIGLGKIPRIVDVFARRLQLQERLTFQIAQTLQACLDPLGVAVVMEAGHLCMMMRGVEKQHSKATTSAMLGVFRDDRSTRMEFLDLTRS, encoded by the coding sequence ATGGACCCGATCGAGGGATTGACGAGGTCGCTGCTAGCGGAGATCGGCGAGGACCCGGACCGGGACGGCCTCAGGCGCACGCCCCTGCGCGTGGCGCAGTCCCTGCGGTTTCTGACCCAGGGTTATGACAAAAGCATTGAAACCGTCCTGAACGGCGCTATCTATGAAGAGGATTGCGACGAGATGGTACTGGTGAAGGATATCGAGTTCTTTTCACTGTGCGAGCACCATATGCTGCCCTTCTTCGGCCAGTGCCATATCGCTTACATTCCCAACGGCAAGATCATCGGGCTGGGCAAGATCCCCCGCATCGTGGACGTCTTCGCAAGGCGGCTCCAGTTGCAGGAACGCCTGACCTTCCAGATCGCCCAGACCCTGCAGGCCTGTCTCGATCCCCTGGGGGTGGCCGTCGTCATGGAAGCCGGCCACCTCTGCATGATGATGCGCGGCGTGGAGAAACAGCACTCCAAGGCGACGACGAGCGCTATGCTCGGCGTGTTCAGGGATGATCGCAGCACCCGGATGGAATTCCTCGACCTGACACGGTCGTAG